The following are from one region of the Ignavibacteriota bacterium genome:
- a CDS encoding restriction endonuclease subunit S: MEMREGYSQTEFGNIPKEWRVKSLGDVGEVKMCKRVFNNQTKQSGPIPFYKIGTFGKEPDAFITEELFNNYRQKYYFPKKGDILISASGTIGRTVIYDGKPAYFQDSNIIWIDNNETIVSNSYLYYLYQVVDYRTEGQTIQRLYNDIIKITKFICPPTEEQTAIAQVLSDTDELISSLEKLIEKKKLIKQGTMQQLLTGKKRLPGFSGEWEVKKLGDVAEIRDGTHQTPVYVDDGIQFYSVENITENNFTNTKFISLEEHKRLTKTYKIEKGDILMTRIGSIGDCKLINWDVEASFYVSLALLKIKKGYSNKFIAHLIKSYDFQKEIELRSLQWAVPKKINLGAISAIDIKIPTDVTEQDAIAEVLNNIDSDIESLEQKLNKYKLIKQGMMQNLLTGKIRLV; the protein is encoded by the coding sequence ATGGAAATGAGGGAAGGATATAGTCAAACAGAGTTTGGTAATATTCCTAAAGAATGGAGAGTGAAAAGTCTGGGCGATGTTGGCGAAGTGAAAATGTGTAAACGAGTTTTTAATAATCAAACCAAGCAATCAGGTCCAATTCCATTTTATAAGATTGGGACATTTGGAAAAGAACCAGATGCTTTCATTACTGAGGAACTATTTAACAACTACAGGCAAAAGTATTATTTCCCAAAGAAAGGCGACATACTTATTTCTGCATCTGGAACAATAGGTAGAACCGTTATTTATGATGGTAAACCAGCATATTTTCAAGACTCAAACATCATTTGGATTGATAACAATGAAACTATAGTATCCAATTCATACTTATATTATTTATACCAAGTTGTCGATTACAGAACTGAAGGACAGACTATTCAACGGTTGTATAACGACATCATAAAGATTACAAAGTTCATATGCCCACCTACAGAAGAACAAACCGCAATTGCACAGGTTCTCAGCGATACCGATGAGTTAATCTCCTCACTTGAAAAACTAATTGAAAAGAAAAAACTAATTAAGCAAGGCACAATGCAGCAATTGCTAACAGGTAAAAAACGTTTGCCGGGGTTTAGTGGAGAGTGGGAAGTAAAAAAGTTAGGTGACGTAGCAGAAATAAGAGATGGTACACATCAAACCCCTGTTTATGTTGATGACGGTATTCAATTCTATAGTGTAGAAAACATCACTGAAAATAATTTTACTAATACGAAATTCATATCACTTGAGGAACATAAAAGATTAACTAAAACTTATAAGATTGAAAAGGGTGATATTCTGATGACCAGAATAGGTTCCATTGGTGATTGTAAATTAATTAATTGGGATGTGGAAGCGAGCTTTTATGTTAGCCTTGCATTATTAAAAATCAAGAAAGGTTACTCCAATAAGTTTATTGCTCATCTAATTAAAAGTTATGATTTTCAAAAAGAAATAGAACTTAGATCATTGCAATGGGCTGTTCCCAAAAAAATAAATCTTGGAGCTATTTCAGCGATTGATATAAAAATACCTACTGATGTAACTGAGCAAGATGCAATTGCAGAAGTTCTTAATAACATAGATTCTGATATCGAATCGCTCGAACAAAAATTAAATAAATACAAATTAATCAAACAAGGAATGATGCAAAATCTTTTAACAGGTAAAATAAGGTTAGTATGA
- a CDS encoding type I restriction-modification system subunit M, whose product MPVKKSELYSSIWKSCDELRGGMDASQYKDYILVLLFIKYISDKYSNIPYSPITIPKGASFKDLAALKGKPTIGDDINKKIIAPIAEANKLTGTIDVADFNDSEKLGKGKDMVDRLTNLVLIFENQALDFSKNKAEGDDLLGDAYEYLMKNFATQSGKSKGQFYTPAEVSRIMAKVIGINTSKITAETTVYDPTCGSGSLLLKVADEADTNISLYGQEMDVSTAALARMNMVLHNHASDVQTIARENTLSDPQFTDGDTKLKTFDYAVANPPFSYKSWTTGLTNDKGSVNDKFDRFTGFGIPPNKNGDYAFLIHLIRSLKSKGKGAIILPHGVLFRGGAESEIRQNIIRRGYIKGIIGLPANLFFGTGIPACIIVIDKENADNRKGIFMIDGSKGYLKDGNKNRLRHQDIHKIVDVFNKQIEISKYSRNVSFDEIEKNEYNLNIPRYIDSQEPEDLQDIEAHLKGGIPKYDVDALEKYWNVYPLLRKELFKNNARPGYLEIKIGQSDLPAEQAGIKNKIYNHPEFVDYAKKVDKAFKEWKNKIYPELTNIKVGTKPKKLIYTISEEILQSFSNLILIDKYDVYQHLMTYWTDTMQDDVYIIANDDWKADFYYDTEKKEYVCDLVPKELMIDRYFLKEKEMIEQLEIDRDNVSAQMEEMAEEHSGEDGLLEEVKTDSGKITKTLIKKRLKEISDAVKQYKKVAEPKISYSEDDKEEVEVLNKYLELIEKESDIKKQIKEVEVELLEKLKKKYAELTEVEVKNLVIDDKWLTKIYNDVKSELDRISQQLTNRIKELAERYNKTLPNLDENVKSLESKVNLHLKKMGFEWK is encoded by the coding sequence ATGCCCGTAAAAAAATCTGAACTATACTCCTCTATCTGGAAAAGCTGCGATGAACTTCGTGGCGGTATGGATGCCTCCCAATATAAAGACTACATTCTCGTTTTACTGTTCATTAAATACATATCCGATAAGTATTCCAACATACCTTACTCTCCAATTACTATTCCTAAAGGTGCAAGCTTTAAGGATTTGGCTGCATTGAAAGGTAAGCCAACTATCGGTGATGACATAAATAAAAAAATCATCGCTCCAATTGCAGAAGCTAACAAGCTGACAGGAACAATAGACGTTGCTGACTTCAATGATTCTGAAAAGCTCGGCAAAGGTAAGGATATGGTTGACAGACTTACCAATCTGGTTTTAATCTTTGAAAATCAAGCACTCGACTTCTCAAAAAACAAAGCTGAAGGTGATGATCTTCTCGGTGATGCTTATGAATATCTTATGAAAAATTTCGCAACTCAGAGCGGTAAAAGCAAAGGACAATTTTATACTCCTGCAGAAGTCAGTCGAATAATGGCAAAGGTTATCGGAATAAATACTTCAAAAATCACAGCCGAAACGACTGTTTACGACCCCACGTGTGGTTCCGGATCTTTGCTGCTGAAAGTTGCAGATGAAGCAGATACAAATATTTCTCTTTATGGACAGGAGATGGATGTTTCAACAGCAGCTTTGGCACGAATGAATATGGTTCTTCATAATCACGCTTCAGATGTTCAAACAATTGCAAGAGAAAACACTTTATCAGATCCTCAATTCACAGACGGTGATACTAAATTAAAAACATTTGATTATGCAGTTGCTAATCCGCCATTTTCTTATAAATCCTGGACAACAGGACTTACCAACGATAAAGGTTCTGTGAATGATAAGTTTGACAGGTTCACAGGCTTTGGTATTCCGCCAAATAAAAATGGTGATTATGCTTTTCTTATTCATCTAATTCGCTCGCTGAAAAGCAAAGGTAAAGGTGCAATTATTCTGCCTCACGGAGTTTTATTCCGTGGTGGTGCAGAATCTGAAATTCGCCAGAACATAATCAGACGTGGTTACATTAAAGGTATTATTGGTTTACCTGCTAACTTGTTTTTTGGAACAGGCATTCCCGCTTGCATAATTGTAATTGATAAAGAAAATGCCGACAACCGAAAAGGTATTTTTATGATTGATGGAAGCAAAGGTTATCTGAAAGATGGAAACAAGAACCGCTTGCGACATCAGGATATTCATAAAATTGTTGATGTGTTTAACAAGCAGATAGAGATTTCAAAATATTCCCGCAATGTTTCCTTTGATGAAATTGAAAAGAACGAATACAACCTGAATATCCCTCGTTACATTGACAGCCAGGAACCGGAAGATTTACAGGATATTGAAGCTCATCTTAAAGGTGGTATTCCAAAGTATGATGTTGATGCATTGGAGAAATACTGGAATGTATATCCTTTATTAAGAAAAGAGTTGTTTAAGAATAATGCAAGACCAGGATATTTAGAAATAAAGATCGGGCAATCAGACTTGCCTGCCGAACAGGCAGGAATTAAAAATAAAATTTACAACCATCCTGAATTTGTTGATTATGCAAAGAAGGTAGATAAAGCTTTCAAAGAATGGAAAAATAAAATCTATCCTGAACTCACAAACATTAAAGTTGGAACAAAACCCAAGAAGCTTATTTACACAATCTCTGAAGAAATACTTCAATCATTCTCAAATCTTATTCTTATTGATAAGTATGATGTTTACCAGCACCTGATGACTTACTGGACAGACACGATGCAGGATGATGTTTATATAATTGCCAATGATGACTGGAAAGCTGATTTCTATTACGATACAGAGAAGAAAGAATATGTTTGCGATCTTGTCCCGAAAGAATTGATGATTGACCGTTACTTCTTAAAAGAAAAAGAAATGATTGAACAGTTAGAAATTGATAGAGATAACGTTTCTGCACAGATGGAAGAAATGGCTGAGGAACACTCCGGTGAAGATGGATTGCTTGAGGAAGTTAAAACTGATTCTGGGAAGATTACGAAGACATTGATTAAAAAAAGATTAAAAGAAATTTCTGATGCCGTAAAGCAATATAAAAAAGTTGCTGAACCAAAAATTAGTTATAGTGAGGATGACAAGGAAGAAGTTGAAGTCTTAAACAAATATCTTGAACTGATTGAGAAAGAATCTGACATTAAAAAACAAATTAAAGAAGTTGAAGTTGAGCTCCTTGAAAAACTGAAAAAGAAATATGCTGAGTTGACTGAAGTAGAAGTTAAAAATTTAGTAATTGACGATAAGTGGCTTACTAAAATTTACAATGATGTTAAAAGTGAACTGGACAGAATCTCACAGCAGCTAACAAATAGAATAAAAGAACTTGCTGAGCGTTACAATAAAACCTTACCCAACCTTGATGAAAATGTAAAATCTCTAGAAAGCAAGGTAAACCTGCATTTGAAAAAAATGGGATTTGAATGGAAATGA
- a CDS encoding SpoIIE family protein phosphatase produces MRTFKTLLLKYRSKLIVAASLILIGIAILNIYTAVEVNVTSNDECLWINKKITKDSTALYFDFVKVGGVAWNAGIRDGDQLIEINNTILHSDHQAQEILNKYKKGELADYKYKREGKIYSTKVYVKKLVKYGALAGALSALFWILIAFIVMIAKPDGRIQRLFYFLGAVSVLASLDALRPQFGGVIKIFLNYGILAWIVGILYMIGVCFLPFIINYFFWNFPSTFKFAEKKWVQKAVFIVPSVFVILFITLFYMTMTGTLKGGVFDIALQSYMFFLILAQITGWWALFFQYRKIKSKEQKKPILIMLIAVTFGFAVALYTGGVAPAIADTIFNSPEYYMPIILISIVPLVFAYSIFKYQLMDVSVVVKNTIVYGTATATVAAIYFFVIYVAGQSISSFFGVENQGIIAGIFFIVFALVFQSTKDRFQNFLTKRFYPEQFAYQKVLVDLGSELSTVVGMDNILSLMKKTFVDALKIKTFGIMMRDKDGNLALVDSVGMNNAKCTITESKIIPFLKDKYLITKFPSIEQTDFKLVFTDEKAERLISEGIYTIIPMMAKSKIVGLLLFGLKHSGSHFAGKDLELLWAAANQAAISIENARLYKSEVEKQKIERDLDLARKIQQGLLPQCIPEMNGLDICGEMIPAMQVGGDYYDLIQISDSKLFVVIGDVSGKGLSASLYMTKLQTMIKLNCSDNKSPKEILIDINRRIYAEMDKSWFVTITLALFDLEKSTVTFCRAGHMPVLQASNGTVQSYRTQGLGVGIERGIVFEKSLVEEEVKLLPGQIYAFFTDGVTEAMNENSELFGDENLNSILKNKSKARSTDIVNEIWSSIKSFRGEAEVNDDMTMVVVKVK; encoded by the coding sequence TTGAGAACATTTAAAACATTATTATTAAAGTATCGTTCAAAACTTATTGTTGCAGCATCACTAATTTTAATTGGTATTGCAATATTAAATATTTACACTGCCGTTGAAGTCAATGTAACAAGCAATGACGAATGTTTATGGATAAACAAAAAAATTACCAAAGACAGTACTGCGCTCTATTTTGATTTTGTGAAGGTTGGCGGCGTAGCATGGAATGCCGGTATCCGCGACGGTGATCAACTTATTGAAATTAACAACACAATTCTTCATTCTGATCATCAGGCACAGGAAATACTTAACAAATATAAAAAAGGAGAATTAGCAGATTATAAATACAAACGGGAAGGAAAAATATATTCGACAAAAGTTTATGTAAAAAAATTAGTTAAATACGGAGCGCTTGCAGGTGCTCTGAGTGCGCTCTTCTGGATATTAATTGCTTTTATTGTGATGATTGCAAAACCCGATGGCAGAATTCAAAGGTTGTTTTATTTCCTTGGTGCAGTGTCTGTATTAGCTTCTCTCGATGCCTTGCGGCCACAATTCGGTGGTGTAATAAAAATCTTTCTGAACTATGGAATTCTTGCATGGATAGTGGGAATTCTTTATATGATTGGAGTATGTTTTCTCCCGTTTATCATCAATTATTTCTTCTGGAATTTTCCATCCACTTTCAAGTTTGCCGAAAAAAAATGGGTGCAGAAAGCTGTATTCATTGTCCCATCAGTTTTTGTTATTCTATTTATTACATTATTCTATATGACAATGACAGGAACTTTGAAAGGCGGTGTATTTGATATTGCGTTACAATCGTATATGTTCTTTTTAATCTTAGCTCAAATAACCGGATGGTGGGCTTTGTTTTTTCAATACAGAAAAATCAAATCTAAAGAACAGAAGAAGCCAATTCTTATAATGCTGATTGCAGTTACTTTTGGGTTTGCAGTTGCGTTGTACACCGGCGGAGTTGCACCTGCTATTGCTGATACAATATTTAATTCACCGGAATATTATATGCCGATAATTCTGATCTCAATTGTTCCGTTAGTATTTGCTTATTCCATATTTAAATATCAATTGATGGATGTTAGCGTTGTTGTAAAGAACACGATTGTTTACGGAACTGCAACTGCAACGGTTGCTGCTATTTATTTCTTTGTAATATATGTTGCCGGGCAAAGCATCAGTTCTTTCTTTGGTGTCGAGAACCAGGGAATTATTGCAGGAATATTCTTTATCGTATTTGCATTGGTGTTCCAGTCAACAAAAGATCGCTTTCAGAATTTTCTTACAAAAAGATTTTATCCTGAACAGTTTGCTTACCAGAAAGTTTTAGTTGATCTGGGCAGTGAACTCTCCACCGTTGTCGGGATGGATAATATTCTTTCATTGATGAAAAAAACTTTTGTTGATGCACTTAAAATAAAAACCTTTGGGATAATGATGCGGGATAAAGATGGTAATCTGGCGCTTGTGGATAGTGTTGGAATGAATAATGCCAAATGCACGATAACTGAGTCGAAAATAATTCCTTTCTTAAAAGATAAATATCTGATTACAAAATTTCCTTCTATTGAACAAACCGATTTTAAATTAGTTTTTACCGATGAGAAAGCCGAAAGATTAATTTCCGAAGGTATTTACACAATCATTCCAATGATGGCTAAATCAAAAATAGTTGGTCTTCTTTTATTCGGACTTAAACATTCAGGTTCGCACTTTGCAGGAAAAGATCTGGAACTTTTATGGGCTGCAGCAAATCAGGCAGCTATTTCAATTGAGAATGCACGTCTTTACAAATCTGAAGTTGAAAAACAAAAAATTGAAAGAGATCTCGATCTTGCAAGAAAAATTCAGCAAGGTTTACTTCCTCAATGTATTCCCGAAATGAACGGACTTGATATCTGCGGTGAGATGATTCCAGCAATGCAGGTTGGTGGAGATTATTACGACCTGATACAAATTTCTGATTCAAAATTATTTGTGGTTATTGGAGACGTTTCCGGAAAAGGTTTATCAGCTTCACTCTATATGACAAAGCTCCAAACGATGATAAAATTAAATTGTTCGGATAATAAATCACCAAAAGAAATTCTCATTGATATTAACCGAAGAATTTATGCCGAGATGGATAAAAGCTGGTTTGTTACAATAACGCTTGCTCTTTTCGATCTTGAAAAAAGTACAGTTACATTCTGTCGTGCCGGACATATGCCTGTGCTTCAGGCATCAAACGGAACAGTTCAATCATACAGAACACAAGGACTTGGTGTTGGTATTGAAAGAGGAATAGTTTTCGAAAAGTCTTTGGTAGAAGAGGAAGTAAAGTTACTGCCGGGACAAATTTATGCTTTCTTTACTGATGGTGTTACAGAAGCAATGAATGAGAACAGCGAACTGTTCGGTGATGAAAATCTGAATTCAATTCTCAAGAACAAATCCAAAGCACGATCAACCGATATCGTGAATGAAATCTGGTCATCCATAAAATCTTTCCGCGGAGAAGCCGAAGTCAACGATGATATGACAATGGTTGTGGTGAAGGTGAAGTAG
- a CDS encoding SpoIIE family protein phosphatase has translation MLEAKNLKLKRNLTALVDFSRIINSSIDLDFITNNVLLTCLGKFLATRGLIALKEGNKIILKGSKGLPSELIKGFPEMELTSDCIDHPKLVSFMQEANLKVAERISASDNCIGLVCLGEKLNKTDYTEDDVEFLSTILNISATAVQNSLVIDELRKVNRQLDSRVQRLSSLFELSKEFGTFAESFRVVKLLVFSLLGQFLIQKYALVLFDNDEPDILDSKFDNEKLILLIKKYELHNTPDSIRKDILKIKYSELLELGIELIVPMQLQRKTRGIILLGNRAGNRGFNNSDIEYIYSVGNLAIISLENNRLFLEALEKQKMEEDLLIARDIQRNLLPSTLPEYEKYDIAALNVSSKQVGGDYYDVIPINDEKFYIAIADVAGKGVPASLMMANIQAFLQVICRQNMKIEDATAMINDLVTANSSEGRFITFFWGFINTKTDILTYVNAGHNPPYLLRGDKIIKLTQGGMIFGVMKTFVPYIFEDVKLQKDDVLILYTDGVSEALNLQFEEYSELRLERIGKSLMHKSANEILNGIKEDVQIFTQGNLQSDDITMIVLKVR, from the coding sequence ATGCTGGAGGCAAAAAATCTTAAATTAAAAAGAAACCTAACTGCGCTCGTTGACTTTAGCAGAATTATTAACTCAAGTATTGATCTTGATTTCATTACCAATAATGTTCTTCTTACCTGCCTTGGCAAATTTTTAGCAACACGCGGACTCATTGCACTTAAGGAAGGAAACAAGATTATCCTGAAGGGTTCTAAAGGCTTACCCTCCGAATTAATTAAGGGATTTCCCGAAATGGAACTTACATCAGATTGTATTGATCATCCCAAATTAGTTTCGTTTATGCAGGAAGCAAACCTGAAAGTTGCTGAGAGGATAAGTGCTTCAGATAATTGTATCGGTTTGGTTTGTCTTGGTGAGAAGTTAAATAAAACAGATTACACTGAAGACGATGTTGAATTCCTCAGTACGATTTTAAATATCTCCGCAACTGCGGTTCAAAATTCTTTGGTGATAGATGAGTTAAGAAAAGTAAACCGTCAGCTTGATTCACGTGTACAAAGACTCAGTTCATTGTTTGAACTCAGCAAAGAATTCGGAACATTCGCAGAATCATTTCGGGTAGTTAAGTTGTTGGTATTTTCTTTACTCGGTCAGTTCCTGATTCAGAAGTATGCTTTAGTTCTTTTTGATAATGATGAGCCGGATATTCTTGATTCAAAATTCGATAACGAAAAATTAATTCTGTTAATAAAGAAATATGAACTTCATAACACACCGGATTCGATTAGAAAAGACATTTTAAAAATTAAATATTCTGAATTGCTCGAACTTGGAATTGAACTTATCGTACCTATGCAGCTTCAAAGAAAAACACGTGGAATAATATTACTTGGGAACAGAGCAGGGAACAGAGGATTTAATAATAGTGATATTGAATACATTTATTCAGTCGGCAATCTCGCGATAATTTCCCTGGAAAATAACCGGCTGTTTCTTGAAGCGCTTGAAAAACAAAAAATGGAAGAAGACTTGCTTATAGCGAGAGACATTCAGAGAAATCTACTTCCATCAACTTTACCTGAGTATGAGAAATATGATATCGCTGCACTGAACGTTTCCTCCAAACAAGTTGGCGGAGATTATTATGATGTTATTCCTATCAATGATGAAAAATTCTATATAGCTATCGCTGATGTTGCCGGAAAGGGAGTTCCTGCTTCACTTATGATGGCAAACATCCAGGCTTTTCTGCAGGTAATTTGCAGGCAGAATATGAAAATTGAAGATGCAACGGCAATGATAAACGATCTCGTAACTGCAAATTCTTCTGAGGGAAGATTTATAACTTTTTTCTGGGGTTTCATTAATACAAAAACGGATATACTTACTTACGTGAATGCAGGACACAACCCGCCGTATCTTCTGAGAGGAGATAAAATTATCAAACTTACTCAGGGCGGGATGATTTTTGGGGTGATGAAAACTTTCGTTCCGTATATTTTTGAGGATGTGAAACTTCAGAAAGATGATGTTTTAATTCTTTATACTGACGGAGTTTCAGAAGCTTTAAATCTTCAGTTTGAAGAATATTCTGAACTGAGATTAGAGAGAATAGGAAAAAGTTTAATGCATAAATCAGCAAATGAAATACTTAACGGTATAAAAGAAGATGTTCAGATTTTCACGCAGGGAAATCTTCAATCCGATGATATAACAATGATTGTATTAAAAGTCAGGTGA
- a CDS encoding ATP-binding protein, with protein MSVRKNNNTGELVVQSKTENLSEIRDFVSEKAYDAGIVDTTVEKIILAVDEACSNIIKHAYKLSPEGEIIIKVEFDKEKFTVTIIDYGNSFDPAKIPLPDLQKYYREHRVGGLGMYLMKSLMDDVTYTSVPGKYNKVLLSKKIGNG; from the coding sequence TTGTCAGTCCGCAAAAATAATAACACCGGTGAACTCGTAGTTCAAAGCAAAACCGAAAACCTTTCTGAGATCAGGGATTTTGTCAGCGAAAAAGCTTATGATGCGGGAATAGTGGACACTACGGTCGAGAAAATAATTCTGGCAGTTGATGAAGCATGTTCAAATATTATTAAACATGCCTATAAACTTTCTCCGGAAGGTGAAATTATTATTAAAGTAGAATTTGATAAGGAAAAATTTACGGTTACTATTATTGATTACGGCAATTCTTTTGATCCTGCTAAGATACCTCTTCCTGACCTGCAAAAATATTATCGTGAACATCGTGTTGGCGGACTTGGAATGTATCTTATGAAATCTTTAATGGATGACGTTACATATACTTCCGTTCCGGGAAAGTATAATAAGGTACTGCTTTCGAAAAAAATAGGGAACGGTTAA
- a CDS encoding STAS domain-containing protein, translated as MADFSSSIRESGGVSIINLKGFLDAHTAPTLENNFTQLINENKFKIVVNFEELSYISSAGLGVFMAFIENVRDNNGDIKLTNMSDKVFNIFDLLGFPLLYEIYKNEQEAIKKFFGS; from the coding sequence ATGGCAGATTTCAGTTCATCAATAAGAGAAAGCGGAGGAGTTAGTATTATTAATCTCAAAGGATTTTTGGATGCTCATACAGCGCCGACTCTTGAGAATAATTTTACTCAACTAATTAATGAAAACAAATTTAAAATCGTAGTTAATTTCGAAGAGCTCTCCTACATCAGCAGTGCAGGCTTAGGTGTGTTTATGGCATTCATAGAAAACGTAAGAGATAATAATGGTGACATAAAGCTGACAAATATGAGCGATAAAGTATTTAACATTTTTGATCTGCTGGGTTTTCCATTGCTCTATGAAATTTATAAAAACGAGCAGGAAGCAATAAAGAAGTTTTTTGGGAGTTAA
- a CDS encoding SpoIIE family protein phosphatase: MKLLKQNFFSPKAQLVILAAVLLFVFKIFFGTPEIIGLRFLQDFLIAALIFFVVQILIQFENSRTTTPLSLVLNTGILLAIMFFLLIFSDYLLPDIFNNINLKLNNPGLVYNIVSFIYVLIIIGFISFFLIVLRHFFFLNRTKNVKVYFNTMLVFFILASLSINFFRDENLSFLNTTFFVVSVLLIVFNSIRISWIAFLSKKEKIYLLLFSFVITILFVVNILNSSDGNIYSQILTAFSPSLKQFNQMIMIYGSIYFVFLFFTTLFHLPTAEAYDRKAQEVTSLQYFSKLITEVLDFNDLAETVTDIAQKLSGSKAAWIIWKNGVGYNSLASRNISFIESERLTNQILERIDFSNLVSTKTFNIKERITDGTTEDLYSVVSVSPIKSRGETQGILVAAKGEGQIFTRDDLSAIETFSDYASVAIENSRLLEQSIEKERLEKELDVAREIQRKILPADVPDYPNLEIASVFIPAFEVGGDYYDFFRISETKLGFVIADVSGKGISAAFIMAEVKGIFESLSKTIERPKEILIKANEILKETLDSKTFVSAAYGYFDFNEKKLIFARAGHCPLFLIRDMNSKQIRPSGLGLGLSSKEYFEQTLEEFSIDLFRNDTIVLYTDGVTDAKNEQMEDFGDKYFLNVLQDNASLSAQELSNKIIREITVFSSQHNQYDDITLVIFKWKQN, encoded by the coding sequence ATGAAACTGTTAAAACAAAATTTCTTTAGTCCAAAGGCACAACTTGTAATTCTGGCTGCAGTATTATTATTTGTTTTTAAGATATTCTTCGGCACACCTGAAATCATCGGACTAAGATTTTTACAGGATTTTTTAATTGCAGCTTTAATTTTCTTTGTGGTGCAAATCCTGATTCAATTTGAAAACAGCAGGACAACTACTCCACTTTCCCTGGTTTTAAACACAGGGATATTACTGGCAATAATGTTTTTTCTTTTAATATTTTCTGATTATCTGCTGCCGGATATTTTTAATAATATTAACCTCAAGCTTAATAATCCCGGATTAGTTTACAACATCGTTTCATTTATTTATGTCCTGATTATTATTGGATTTATTTCATTCTTTTTAATAGTGCTCAGACATTTTTTCTTCTTGAACCGGACAAAAAATGTAAAAGTTTATTTTAACACAATGCTGGTGTTTTTCATACTAGCAAGTCTCTCAATAAATTTTTTCAGAGATGAAAATCTGTCATTTCTCAACACAACTTTTTTTGTTGTATCTGTTCTTCTGATAGTCTTTAATTCTATCAGGATTTCATGGATTGCCTTTCTTTCCAAAAAAGAAAAAATTTATTTGCTGCTTTTCTCTTTCGTCATCACTATTTTATTTGTAGTTAACATACTCAACAGTTCCGATGGAAATATTTACAGCCAGATTCTTACTGCTTTTTCACCGTCACTCAAACAGTTCAACCAGATGATAATGATTTACGGATCAATTTATTTTGTGTTTTTATTTTTTACTACACTGTTTCATCTCCCGACTGCTGAAGCCTATGACAGAAAAGCGCAGGAAGTTACATCACTTCAGTACTTCAGCAAATTGATAACCGAAGTTTTAGATTTTAACGACCTTGCTGAAACTGTCACAGATATCGCTCAAAAGTTGAGTGGTTCAAAAGCTGCCTGGATAATCTGGAAAAACGGTGTCGGATATAATTCACTTGCTTCAAGAAATATTAGTTTCATCGAATCGGAGAGACTGACAAACCAAATCTTGGAGCGAATTGATTTCAGTAACCTTGTTTCAACAAAAACATTTAATATAAAAGAAAGAATTACAGACGGAACTACAGAAGATTTGTATTCAGTTGTTTCAGTTTCACCTATAAAATCCCGCGGAGAAACTCAGGGAATTCTTGTTGCTGCTAAAGGAGAAGGTCAGATTTTTACACGCGATGATCTTAGTGCAATCGAAACTTTTTCTGATTATGCATCAGTTGCAATTGAAAATTCGAGGCTGCTTGAACAGTCAATAGAAAAGGAGAGACTTGAGAAGGAACTCGATGTTGCCAGAGAAATCCAGAGAAAAATTCTTCCAGCAGATGTTCCTGATTATCCGAATCTGGAAATTGCGTCAGTCTTTATTCCGGCATTTGAAGTGGGCGGTGATTATTATGATTTTTTCAGAATAAGTGAAACCAAACTTGGTTTTGTAATTGCAGATGTTTCGGGAAAAGGTATTTCCGCAGCATTCATTATGGCTGAAGTGAAAGGTATTTTTGAATCACTTTCAAAAACTATTGAAAGACCTAAAGAAATACTTATCAAAGCAAATGAAATTTTAAAAGAAACTCTGGATTCTAAAACTTTCGTAAGTGCTGCTTACGGATATTTCGATTTCAACGAAAAAAAGTTAATCTTTGCACGTGCAGGTCATTGCCCTCTGTTTTTAATAAGAGATATGAATTCGAAACAAATCAGACCTTCAGGTCTCGGTTTGGGATTGAGCAGTAAAGAATATTTTGAACAGACTCTGGAAGAATTCTCTATTGATTTGTTCAGAAATGATACCATAGTACTTTATACAGACGGAGTAACCGATGCAAAGAATGAACAGATGGAAGATTTTGGCGATAAATATTTTTTGAACGTACTTCAGGATAACGCATCATTGAGCGCGCAGGAACTTTCTAATAAAATAATAAGAGAAATTACAGTTTTTTCAAGTCAGCATAATCAATATGATGATATAACTTTAGTTATTTTTAAGTGGAAGCAAAATTAA